Genomic window (Bosea vaviloviae):
ATCGACGTCGAGCACGATGTCGAGCCGGCGTCCGGCGGGCAGCCGCGTGCCGGCGCGGTCGGGCCACTCGACCAGGGTGACGATGCGCTCGAGATCCTCGATCAGCCCGATATCGTCGAGCTCGTCGGGTGAACGGACCCGGTAGAGATCGGCATGGAGCACGGCGCCGCGCGGCGTGTCGTAGCTCTGCACCAGGGTGAAGGTCGGGCTCGGCGCTTCCAGCGCCGGATCGCCGGCGAGTTCGCGCAGGATCGCCCGTGCCAATGCCGATTTCCCGGCGCCGAGATGGCCCGACAGCGCGACGATGTCGCCCGGCTTCAGGATGGCGGCGAGGTCGGCCGCCAGCCGCGCTGTCGCCGCCTCATCGACCAGCAGGAGCCGATGCGCGCCGCTTTTAACCAGCTCCTCGCTCATTCCGCCGCATCCGAAAGCGGCAGGCCCTCGGACGGAAACACGGCGGTCACCCGGGTGCCGCGCCCCGGTGCCGAATCGAGCTCGACGCGCCCACCATGCAGTTCGACGATCGAGCGCACGATCGAGAGGCCCAGGCCGACGCCGCGATGGTTGGAGCCGAGCGAATGGCTCTCGAAGCGGTCGAACACCTTCTCCTTCACCTCGGCGGGGATGCCGCGGCCTTGATCGCTGACGGTGATGCGGACATGGCCGCCGCTGCGCGCTGCGCTGACCGTGATGGTTTGACCCGGCGAGGAGAAGCCGATCGCATTCGAGATCAGGTTGAACAGCACCTGGCGCAGCCGCTTGCCATCGGCGAGCAACGGCCCCGTCTGCGGAGCGATCTCGACCTGCAGCTTCATTTTGCTGTCGGTCAATCGGTCGTGGAGCCCCGCCGCCGCCTCGGCGATGGTTTCGGCGACGTCGACCTCGTTCAGCTCCAGCGTCAGCGCGCCATTGTCGATCGTGGCGAGATCCAGGATGTCGTTGATGATCGCGAGCAGCGCGCCCGAGGAGCGCACGATATGGGAGGTGTAGTCGCGCTGCTTCTCGTTCAGGGCGCCGATCGCCTCCGTTCCCAGCAGCTGGGCGAAGCCGATGATGTTGGTCAATGGCGAGCGCAGCTCATAGGAAACGTGGTGGACGAAATCCTCGCGCAGGCGAGAGACCTTCTCCAGCGCTTCGTTCTTCTCGGTCAGGGCGCGTTCGACGTTTACGCTCGCGGTCACGTCGGCAAACGAGATCAGGGTCGCGCCGTCCGGCAGCGGCGCCGCGGCGCAATCGAGCACCGAACCGTCGCGCCGCTCCATCCGGCAGCCATAATCCTCGCGTGCGTCGCGCACGCCGGTGATGACGCTGTGCAGCTCGCTCCAGACCTCGTCCTGCGGAAAGAGCGGCCGGCACAGCCTGACGATCTCGTCGATATGGGGCGCGGCGCCGGCAATGTCGGGCTGAATCCGCCAGGCCTGGGCGAAGGCCGGGTTGGAGAGCTTGAGCCGCCCGTCCGAGCCGAACACGGCGACGCCCTCACGCAATGAATCCAGCGTCTCGCGCTGGGTGCGGGAGAGCGCGTTGAAGCGCGATTCCAGCGTGAAGCGTTCGGTCACGTCGTCGAGCAGATAGGTCACGCCGCCCTGCGGGTTGGGGCTGGCGACGACATGGATCGTGCGCCCGTCGGGTAGATACCACCAATCCTCGATGGCACGTGTCGCGGTATAGGCGGCCTGCACGCTGGCTTTCCAGCTGCGGTAATCGCCGAGTTCGGGCAGGCGACGCTCGGCCCGGAGCCGGTCGAGGATCTCGCTGTCGCTCGGCTGGCCGTCGAGGAAGCCGGCATCGAGCGACCAGAGCGTGTCGAAACCGGAGTTGCGGTAGACCAGATGCTGCGTCGCGTCGAACACCGCGACCGCCGTCTTCAAACGGTCGAGCGTGCGCACATGGGCGTCCATCTGGCGCTGCAGATCGGTTCGCACAGCCTCCAATTCGCTCATATCGGTCGCGATGCCGGCAAAACCCACAGGCGTCGGCAGTTCGAGGATGTCGAGCGTCCGGCGCTGCCCGGCGACGACGGCCGGCGCCCGCACCGAGAAGATGCGCCCCTCGCGCCTGGCCTTGGCCGCGGCCTCGCGCTCGCCCCGGTCGAGCAGTTCGAGGCCGCTCTTGGTCACTTCGGGGCCGTCAGTGGCCTCCACGGCGCGCGCATAGGCCGCGTTGCACCAGGTCAGGCGTCCGTCCGCCGCGCGCGTCCAGGCCGGCTGCTGCAGGCCCGCCAGCAAGGCGATCAGGGCGGAATGATCGGAAGAGAGGCGCTCCAGGTCGCCGCGCAAGGTCATGACCTGCGCACGTTCGCCGGTGACTTCGCGGAAGCGGATCACCGCGCGCCCGGCGACGGGACGACCCTCGACATCGATATAGGGGCCCGTCTTGGCGCGCAGCGTGAAGCCGAAGGCCTCGCCGCGCTCTTTCAGCGCATCCGTGGCGAGCTCCAGTTTCTTGGCCTCGACCGGGGGAGCCCAGGCGCCATAGGCCAGCGCCAGTGTCGCGCCCGGCGCGCCGAGGAAGCCGCTATCGCCTTCGAAGATCGGCTGGGCGTCGCGCCCGCTCCAGCTGACCACGACCTGCGGGTCGGCGGCGAGCAAGGCGGCCAGGCGGTCCTGATGGCCGCGCGCGGCCTCGAGCTCGCCCGCCATCTCGGTTTCGCGGCGGTGCCAGCGTCCCCGTTCGCGCACATAGATCAGCGAGGTCGTCGCGGCGAAGACGGTGAGGCCGATGAGCAGGAGCGACAGGCTCCCTGTGCTTAGCGTCTCCGTGCGCAGCGGGGTGAGCCAGTCGGCCTGGGCAAATGTCGCGGTCGGCGCCTGCGCGACAGCGAGGCCGGGAAGAACCGCGTGGCTGCGCCAACCGCCGCCGCTTCGTTTCTGTCGCCTCGACCGTCTCATCCTGCGTCCGTTATCGTTGAAGGCGGCGGGTAGCCTGCCTGGCCACCCAAGCACGCTTCAGAATCGGGCTTGAGGCCGGTCGCTACGCCGTCCTCCTGGACCCGACGCAACGCCTGCCACCACGCCAACCACATCAGAGCGTCGATCCGGCCCACGCAAAGGGCGGGCCCGAATCAGCCCCACTCTAATCATCCGTAGACTCCGGCAGGAAGTGCTTAATGGATGGTAAATCGGGCGAATTTCGAAATCGCGCCACAGATTTCCGGCGACCGTCAATCAGTAGATGGCAGATCGCATCGAGTTACTATTAGTAGTATATTTGGCGAGACGCGCGCCTGTTCCAAAAAAGAAAAAGGCCCGGCGATTGCGCCGGGCCTGATCCGATTTTGCCGATATCGACTGTCAGTAGCGGTAGAGTTCCGGCTTGAACGGGCCGGTCGGCGCCAGGCCGAGATACTTGGCCTGGGCGTCGTTGAGCACGGTGAGCTTGGCCCCGACCTTGGCCAGATGCAGCGCCGCGACCTTCTCGTCGAGATGCTTGGGCAAGGTGTAGACCTTGTTCTCGTATTTGGCGTGGTGGTTCCAAAGCTCGACCTGGGCCAGCGTCTGGTTCGAGAACGAGCAGGACATCACGAAGGAGGGGTGCCCGGTCGCGTTGCCGAGATTCACCAGGCGGCCTTCCGAGAGCAGGATGATGCGCTTGCCGTCGGGGAATTCGACCTCGTCGACCTGCGGCTTGACGTTGTCCCATTTGAAGTTCTTCAGGCCGGCGACCTGAATCTCGGAGTCGAAATGGCCGATATTGCAGACGATGGCGCGGTGCTTCATCGCGCGCATATGGTCGACGGTGATCACGTCGAGATTGCCGGTGGCGGTCACGAAGATGTCGGCGCGCGGGGCGGCCTCCTCCATGGTGACGACCTCGTAGCCCTCCATCGCCGCCTGCAGCGCGCAGATCGGGTCGATTTCGGTGACGAGCACGCGGCAGCCGGCCTGGCGCAGCGAGGCGGACGAGCCCTTGCCGACGTCGCCATAGCCGCAGACGACCGCGACCTTGCCCGACATCATCACGTCGGTGCCGCGGCGGATGGCGTCGACCAGCGACTCGCGGCAGCCATAGAGGTTGTCGAACTTCGACTTGGTGACGCTATCGTTGACGTTGATCGCCGGGAACGGCATCCGGCCGGCCTTGGCCAGCTCGTAGAGGCGGTGCACGCCGGTGGTGGTCTCTTCCGAGACGCCCTTGATCGCGGCGCGCGTCTTGGTGAACCAGCCCGGATTGGCCTTGAGCTCGCGCTTGATCAGCTTGAAGAAGATGGTCTCTTCCTCATTGCCCGGCTTGTCCAGGAACTCGGCCTTGCCGGCTTCGGCCTCGGCGCCGAGGATGATCAGCATGGTCAGGTCGCCGCCATCGTCCAGGATCATGTTGGGCGTGCCGCCGTCGCCCCAGGTCGCGGTCTTGAGCACGTATTCCCAATACTCTTCCAGCGTCTCGCCCTTGATGGCGAAGACCGGAACGCCGGTCGCGGCGATCGCGGCGGCGGCATGGTCCTGGGTCGAGAAGATGTTGCAGGAGGACCAGCGCACATCGGCCCCGAGTTCCGTCAGCGTCTCGATCAGCACGGCGGTCTGGATGGTCATGTGCAGGCAGCCGGCGATGCGCGCGCCCTTGAGCGGGTTCTTGCCCTTGTGCTCGGCGCGAATCGCCATCAGGCCCGGCATCTCGTCCTGGGCCATGTTGATTTCCTTGCGGCCATATTCCGCGAGGCTGATGTCCTTGACGATGTAATCGGTCTTCGACACGGGGCTGCTCCACTGCTGGTTCTGGAATGACGGGCGGGTCTTTAGCAGCGCAGCCGGCGGAGCGCAATCAAAGATATAAAGATGTCTTTATGTCCCTGATCTGTTCGAGGACGAGAGTCGGCGACGCGGGGCCGATCCTGTTGGCCGGAGCTTTGCTGGGCTAGGAGGAGATGGCAGGGGTGGCGCCAGGTTTTGCGCGACGCTTGCGACGCCACTTCGGAGACAGCCTTGTCCGTCAACGCCGCAGCCTTTCAGCCTTGCCCCTCGCTCGACGCCGCCGTCATCGCCCGCGAGGCCTTCACCGTCTCGATCCTTGATGCCCTGCGCGCCCGGAGCCTCGACGGGCCGGGCGTGACCCGAACCTCCTACATGGCGGGCGAACAGGCAGCGCATGATCTGATCGCCGATCTGGCGCGCGGGCTGGGCCTTGCGGTCTCAGTCGATGCGGCGGGCAATCTGTCGGCGCGGCTCGCCGGCAGGCATCCGGAGCGTCCGGCCTGGATCACCGGATCGCATCTGGACTCGGTGCGTCAGGGCGGCAATTTCGACGGAGCGGCCGGGGTCATCGCCGGATTGGTCGCGATCGCGGCGATGATCGACGCCGGGCTCCAGCCGGATTGCGACATCGTCCTGATGGCGTTCAGGGCGGAGGAGAGCAGCGCCTGGTTCGTCGGGCGCCATGGCGGGCATTTCGGCAGCCGCGCCGCGCTTGGCCTGCTCTGGGAGGGCGAACTCGACAGCGCGACCCATGTCGCGACCGGCCGTTCGCTGCGCGCGATGATGACCGAAGCCGGTTTCGACGCGGCCCGCATCGCGGCCGGGCCACCCATCCTGAACCCCGCCGATATCGCGGGCTATATCGAACTGCATATCGAGCAGGGGCCGATTCTGGAGAACCGCGCCCTTCCCGTCGGCATCGTCACCGGCATCCGCGGCGCCTATCGCGCCCGCAATGCCAGCGCGCTCGGCGCTTACTCGCATTCGGGGGCGGTTCCGCATGAGTACCGCCAGGACGCGGTCTTCGCGACGGCCGATCTGGTGATGGCGCTGGATAGCGAGTGGAGCCGCCGCCGTGCTGCGGGGGAGGATCTCGTGGTCACGGTCGGGAGATTCTCGACCGAAGCGGAATTGCACTCGATCACCAAGGTGCCGGGCCAGGTCGATTTCGCGATCGACATCCGCAGCCAGGACGTGGCGGTGCTCGACGGCATGGAAGCTTTCCTGCGCGCGAGCGCCCGTGACATCGAGGCCCGGCGCGGCGTCTCCTTCGGGCTTGACCCGTTCGACCGGTCGACGCCCGCCTTGATGGATGCCGGGCTGGTCGCGGCGCTTCAGGCCAGCGCGAGCGGGTTGTCGATCCCGTTCCTGACCATGGCGAGCGGCGGCGGGCACGATGCCCAGGATTTCGCCGATGCCGGCATTCCGGCCGCGATGATCTTCGTGCGCAACGACAAGGGCAGCCACAACCCGGCCGAGGCCATGGCGATCGCCGACTTCATGCAGGCGACGCGTGTGCTGGCGAATGTGCTGTGTGCGATGGCAGGGGAGACGTAAAGCTCATCGCGTCATTCCGAGCGGAGCGAAGCAATCCAGCAGCGGCAGAGCGAGACTTTCCGGATTGCTTCGCTGTGCTCGCAATGACGGTGCAGGATCTCTCAAGCTGCTGTCAGTGTCCGCAGATCAGCACCGTTCGCCAGATGCTCTGACGCATCGAGGATTTCGACGGCGACGATTCGGCCCTCGGCGTCGAAATCGAAGACGATGCCCGGCCGCACCTCTTCGCTTTCGCTCACCGGGGTTTCGGCGAAGCGAAGATAGAGGGCGTCGGCTTCGGGGTCGTAGCGGGTCTTCATCGTCTGCGGCCTCGATCGAGAAACGGCGTGATCACGCGATACGCCGTGTCAGATCGAACATATACCACACGCAGCACCCTCCCGTCGCGCTCGGGCACAGTCCGAAAAGCGCGCTGTCTGTCGGGGTGTTTTGGGTCAGGTTCGGTTGCATCGGGCTGCAAGACCGTTCGCTCGACCCAAACACGTTCGATCTCACGTTCCGCGAGCATGGTCATTGCATGCTCGGAATAGCTGAAAGTGACGATTGGCGGCATGGCGTCGATGATCCCGAACCCGAAGAGTATCGGAGAATAC
Coding sequences:
- a CDS encoding DUF2283 domain-containing protein codes for the protein MKTRYDPEADALYLRFAETPVSESEEVRPGIVFDFDAEGRIVAVEILDASEHLANGADLRTLTAA
- the ahcY gene encoding adenosylhomocysteinase gives rise to the protein MSKTDYIVKDISLAEYGRKEINMAQDEMPGLMAIRAEHKGKNPLKGARIAGCLHMTIQTAVLIETLTELGADVRWSSCNIFSTQDHAAAAIAATGVPVFAIKGETLEEYWEYVLKTATWGDGGTPNMILDDGGDLTMLIILGAEAEAGKAEFLDKPGNEEETIFFKLIKRELKANPGWFTKTRAAIKGVSEETTTGVHRLYELAKAGRMPFPAINVNDSVTKSKFDNLYGCRESLVDAIRRGTDVMMSGKVAVVCGYGDVGKGSSASLRQAGCRVLVTEIDPICALQAAMEGYEVVTMEEAAPRADIFVTATGNLDVITVDHMRAMKHRAIVCNIGHFDSEIQVAGLKNFKWDNVKPQVDEVEFPDGKRIILLSEGRLVNLGNATGHPSFVMSCSFSNQTLAQVELWNHHAKYENKVYTLPKHLDEKVAALHLAKVGAKLTVLNDAQAKYLGLAPTGPFKPELYRY
- a CDS encoding DUF4258 domain-containing protein codes for the protein MIFEIRAVTIARYSPILFGFGIIDAMPPIVTFSYSEHAMTMLAEREIERVWVERTVLQPDATEPDPKHPDRQRAFRTVPERDGRVLRVVYVRSDTAYRVITPFLDRGRRR
- a CDS encoding hydantoinase/carbamoylase family amidase; translation: MSVNAAAFQPCPSLDAAVIAREAFTVSILDALRARSLDGPGVTRTSYMAGEQAAHDLIADLARGLGLAVSVDAAGNLSARLAGRHPERPAWITGSHLDSVRQGGNFDGAAGVIAGLVAIAAMIDAGLQPDCDIVLMAFRAEESSAWFVGRHGGHFGSRAALGLLWEGELDSATHVATGRSLRAMMTEAGFDAARIAAGPPILNPADIAGYIELHIEQGPILENRALPVGIVTGIRGAYRARNASALGAYSHSGAVPHEYRQDAVFATADLVMALDSEWSRRRAAGEDLVVTVGRFSTEAELHSITKVPGQVDFAIDIRSQDVAVLDGMEAFLRASARDIEARRGVSFGLDPFDRSTPALMDAGLVAALQASASGLSIPFLTMASGGGHDAQDFADAGIPAAMIFVRNDKGSHNPAEAMAIADFMQATRVLANVLCAMAGET
- a CDS encoding sensor histidine kinase, whose translation is MRRSRRQKRSGGGWRSHAVLPGLAVAQAPTATFAQADWLTPLRTETLSTGSLSLLLIGLTVFAATTSLIYVRERGRWHRRETEMAGELEAARGHQDRLAALLAADPQVVVSWSGRDAQPIFEGDSGFLGAPGATLALAYGAWAPPVEAKKLELATDALKERGEAFGFTLRAKTGPYIDVEGRPVAGRAVIRFREVTGERAQVMTLRGDLERLSSDHSALIALLAGLQQPAWTRAADGRLTWCNAAYARAVEATDGPEVTKSGLELLDRGEREAAAKARREGRIFSVRAPAVVAGQRRTLDILELPTPVGFAGIATDMSELEAVRTDLQRQMDAHVRTLDRLKTAVAVFDATQHLVYRNSGFDTLWSLDAGFLDGQPSDSEILDRLRAERRLPELGDYRSWKASVQAAYTATRAIEDWWYLPDGRTIHVVASPNPQGGVTYLLDDVTERFTLESRFNALSRTQRETLDSLREGVAVFGSDGRLKLSNPAFAQAWRIQPDIAGAAPHIDEIVRLCRPLFPQDEVWSELHSVITGVRDAREDYGCRMERRDGSVLDCAAAPLPDGATLISFADVTASVNVERALTEKNEALEKVSRLREDFVHHVSYELRSPLTNIIGFAQLLGTEAIGALNEKQRDYTSHIVRSSGALLAIINDILDLATIDNGALTLELNEVDVAETIAEAAAGLHDRLTDSKMKLQVEIAPQTGPLLADGKRLRQVLFNLISNAIGFSSPGQTITVSAARSGGHVRITVSDQGRGIPAEVKEKVFDRFESHSLGSNHRGVGLGLSIVRSIVELHGGRVELDSAPGRGTRVTAVFPSEGLPLSDAAE